In Vanrija pseudolonga chromosome 4, complete sequence, a single window of DNA contains:
- the lovD_6 gene encoding Acyltransferase LovD translates to MPPTISPRGKAALDDALVAAVADPLIPAQFWGVTTAQGPIYFNCGGERVLHEPEKGVVNEDTMLQLWSMTKLVTSVACLQLVDRGVLSLDDEELVGAHLPELAAQRILTGYSDAGEELWADRTEPITLRHLLSHTSGISYPEMPPTISRWQKEHNHPWYFAPNGGVKAFTVPLEFEPGVRWSYGLGIDWAGFLVERVTGVTLGTYFQEHIFAPLGITSLTFTPTPEVHERLMKETWRDAAGNLIQADPDTRLLDPATIKLDSGGAGLLGTAKDYLRFLQGVLASQSPGGIISPASFALLFTNTLPADRSARHYADMQAFMGEWGTYDFTADLGFSVALAVNAKDAKSGRRAGSGAWGGMAKTDFWIDPASGIAGFCGTQLVGGEVNPDPFAGVYAAFERQVYDALE, encoded by the exons atgcCCCCGACCATCTCGCCGCGCGGCaaggccgccctcgacgacgcgctcgttgccgccgtcgctgacCCCCTCATCCCGGCACAGTTCTGGGGGGTGACCACTGCCCAGGGGCCTATCTACTTCAACTGCGGGGGCGAGCGGGTGCTACACGAGCCGGAGAAGGGCGTGGTCAACGAGGACACAA TGCTCCAGCTGTGGTCGATGACCAAGCTCGTCACGTCCGTCGCGTGCCTTCAGCTCGTGGACCGCGGTGTGCTgtccctcgacgacgaggagctcgtggGGGCCCACCTCCCAGAGCTGGCGGCACAGCGCATCCTCACGGGATACTCTGACGCCGGGGAGGAGCTCTGGGCCGACCGCACCGAGCCCATCACGCTGCGCCACCTCCTCAGCCACACCTCGGGCATCTCGTACCCCGAGATGCCGCCCACCATCTCCCGGTGGCAGAAGGAGCACAACCACCCGTGGTACTTTGCCCCCAATGGCGGCGTGAAGGCCTTCACCGTCCCGCTCGAGTTTGAGCCTGGCGTACGGTGGTCCTACGGGCTGGGTATCGACTGGGCCggcttcctcgtcgagcgggtcACGGGGGTCACGCTGGGCACCTACTTCCAGGAGCACATCTTCGCTCCGCTGGGCATCACCTCGCTCACTTTCACGCCTACCCCCGAGGTTCACGAGCGGCTGATGAAGGAGACGTGGCGCGACGCTGCGGGCAACCTTATCCAAGCTGACCCCGAcacccgcctcctcgaccccgcgacAATCAAGCTCGActctggcggcgccgggTTGCTCGGCACAGCGAAGGACTACCTCCGCTTCCTTCAGGGCGTGCTCGCATCCCAGTCCCCCGGTGGGATCATCTCCCCGGCAAGCTTCGCGCTGCTGTTCACCAACACCCTCCCAGCGGACCGCAGCGCGCGGCACTACGCCGACATGCAGGCGTTCATGGGCGAGTGGGGCACGTACGACTTCACAGCCGACCTCGGGTTCTCGGTAGCGCTGGCCGTCAACGCGAAGGACGCGAAGAGCGGCCGCAgggccggcagcggcgcatGGGGCGGTATGGCCAAGACGGACTTCTGGATCGACCCGGCCTCAGGCATTGCG ggATTCTGCGGCACCCAGCTCGTCGGGGGCGAGGTCAACCCCGACCCCTTTGCGGGCGTGTATGCCGCCTTTGAGCGGCAAGTGTACGACGCGCTAGAGTAG